Proteins found in one Streptococcus anginosus subsp. whileyi MAS624 genomic segment:
- the dnaK gene encoding molecular chaperone DnaK, whose amino-acid sequence MSKIIGIDLGTTNSAVAVLEGTESKIIANPEGNRTTPSVVSFKNGEIIVGDAAKRQAVTNPDTVISIKSKMGTSEKVSANGKEYTPQEISAMILQYLKGYAEDYLGEKVTKAVITVPAYFNDAQRQATKDAGKIAGLEVERIVNEPTAAALAYGLDKTDKEEKILVFDLGGGTFDVSILELGDGVFDVLATAGDNKLGGDDFDQKIIDHLVAEFKKENGIDLSTDKMALQRLKDAAEKAKKDLSGVTSTQISLPFITAGEAGPLHLEMTLTRAKFDDLTRELVDRTKEPVRRALSDAGLSLSEIDEVILVGGSTRIPAVVEAVKAETGKEPNKSVNPDEVVAMGAAIQGGVITGDVKDVVLLDVTPLSLGIETMGGVFTKLIDRNTTIPTSKSQVFSTAADNQPAVDIHVLQGERPMAADNKTLGRFQLTDIPAAPRGIPQIEVTFDIDKNGIVSVKAKDLGTQKEQHIVIQSNSGLTDEEIDRMMKDAEANAEADKKRKEEVDLRNEVDQAIFATEKTIKETEGKGFDAERDAAQAALDELKKAQENNNLDDMKSKLETLNEKAQALAVKLYEQAAAAQQAQAGAEGTSQANTGDNKGDDVVDGEFTEK is encoded by the coding sequence ATGTCTAAAATTATCGGTATTGACTTAGGTACAACAAACTCAGCAGTTGCAGTTCTTGAAGGAACTGAAAGCAAAATTATCGCAAATCCAGAAGGAAATCGCACAACTCCGTCTGTCGTATCATTTAAAAATGGTGAAATCATCGTTGGTGATGCTGCAAAACGTCAAGCAGTGACAAACCCAGATACAGTGATTTCTATCAAATCAAAAATGGGAACTTCTGAAAAAGTTTCTGCTAACGGAAAAGAGTACACTCCACAAGAAATTTCAGCCATGATTCTGCAATACTTGAAAGGCTATGCTGAAGATTACCTTGGTGAAAAAGTAACCAAAGCAGTTATCACAGTTCCTGCTTACTTCAACGATGCGCAACGTCAAGCAACCAAAGACGCTGGTAAAATCGCTGGTCTTGAAGTAGAACGGATTGTCAACGAACCAACAGCAGCGGCCCTTGCTTATGGTTTGGACAAGACAGATAAAGAAGAAAAAATCTTGGTATTTGACCTTGGTGGTGGTACATTTGACGTGTCAATCCTTGAATTAGGCGACGGTGTCTTTGATGTATTAGCAACTGCAGGGGACAACAAACTCGGTGGTGACGACTTTGACCAAAAGATTATCGACCACTTGGTAGCTGAGTTCAAGAAAGAAAATGGTATTGACTTGTCAACTGACAAGATGGCTCTTCAACGTTTGAAAGATGCAGCTGAAAAAGCTAAGAAAGACCTTTCTGGTGTAACGTCTACTCAAATCAGCTTGCCATTCATCACTGCGGGAGAAGCTGGACCTCTCCACTTAGAAATGACCTTGACACGTGCGAAATTTGATGACTTGACTCGTGAGCTTGTGGATCGCACAAAAGAACCTGTTCGTCGTGCATTGTCTGACGCTGGTCTTAGCTTGTCAGAAATTGATGAAGTTATTCTTGTTGGTGGTTCAACACGTATCCCAGCCGTTGTGGAAGCAGTAAAAGCTGAAACTGGTAAAGAACCAAACAAATCTGTAAACCCTGACGAAGTGGTTGCTATGGGTGCTGCTATCCAAGGTGGTGTGATTACTGGTGATGTTAAAGACGTTGTCCTTTTGGACGTAACACCGTTGTCACTTGGTATCGAAACTATGGGTGGTGTATTTACAAAACTTATTGACCGCAACACAACGATTCCAACATCTAAATCACAAGTGTTCTCAACTGCTGCTGATAACCAACCAGCTGTGGATATCCATGTTCTTCAAGGTGAACGCCCAATGGCAGCAGATAACAAGACACTTGGACGTTTCCAATTGACAGACATTCCTGCTGCACCTCGTGGTATCCCTCAAATTGAAGTAACATTTGATATTGACAAAAATGGTATCGTGTCTGTTAAGGCTAAAGACCTTGGTACGCAAAAAGAACAACATATCGTTATCCAATCGAACTCAGGTTTGACAGATGAAGAAATTGACCGCATGATGAAAGATGCAGAAGCAAACGCCGAAGCAGATAAAAAACGTAAAGAAGAAGTAGATCTTCGTAACGAAGTGGATCAAGCTATCTTTGCAACTGAAAAGACTATCAAAGAAACAGAAGGCAAAGGCTTTGATGCAGAACGTGACGCTGCTCAAGCTGCTCTTGATGAATTGAAAAAAGCCCAAGAAAACAACAACTTGGATGACATGAAATCAAAACTTGAAACACTCAATGAAAAAGCGCAAGCTCTCGCTGTGAAACTTTACGAACAAGCGGCTGCAGCCCAACAAGCTCAAGCAGGAGCAGAAGGAACAAGCCAAGCAAATACAGGCGACAACAAAGGCGACGATGTCGTAGACGGTGAGTTTACGGAGAAGTAA
- the dnaJ gene encoding molecular chaperone DnaJ, with amino-acid sequence MNNTEFYDRLGVSKNASQDEIKKAYRKLSKKYHPDINKEPGAEEKYKEVQEAYETLSDEQKRAAYDQYGAAGANGGFGGGAGGFGGFDGSSFGGFEDIFSSFFGGGGASRNPNAPRQGDDLQYRVNLKFEEAIFGTDKEIKYNREATCHTCHGSGAKPGTSPITCSRCHGSGVINVDTQTPLGMMRRQVTCDVCHGRGQEIKDPCQTCHGTGHEKQAHSVHVKIPAGVETGQQVRLSGQGEAGFNGGPYGDLYVVVQVESSDKFERDGSTIYYKLNLNFVQAALGDSVEIPTVHGDVELTIPEGTQTGKRFRLRGKGAPSLRGGSMGDQYVTVNVVTPTGLNDKQKAALKDFAAAGNITVTPKKKGFFDKMKDAFEGE; translated from the coding sequence ATGAACAATACTGAATTTTACGACCGTTTAGGCGTTTCTAAAAATGCATCTCAGGATGAGATTAAGAAAGCCTATCGGAAATTATCAAAAAAATATCATCCAGACATCAATAAAGAACCGGGTGCTGAAGAGAAATACAAAGAAGTCCAAGAGGCTTATGAAACCTTGAGTGATGAGCAAAAACGGGCAGCCTATGATCAATATGGTGCTGCGGGTGCTAATGGAGGCTTCGGCGGTGGAGCTGGCGGTTTCGGTGGCTTTGATGGTTCTAGCTTTGGTGGCTTTGAAGATATTTTCTCTAGCTTCTTTGGTGGGGGTGGTGCAAGTCGCAATCCCAATGCACCTCGTCAAGGAGATGACCTTCAATATCGGGTCAACCTTAAGTTTGAAGAAGCGATTTTTGGCACGGACAAAGAAATTAAATACAATCGTGAGGCAACCTGCCATACTTGTCACGGTTCGGGTGCGAAACCAGGAACTAGCCCAATAACTTGTAGTCGTTGTCACGGATCTGGTGTCATCAATGTGGACACGCAAACTCCACTTGGCATGATGCGCCGTCAGGTGACATGTGATGTCTGCCATGGACGCGGACAAGAAATCAAAGACCCTTGTCAAACCTGCCATGGGACAGGGCATGAAAAACAAGCCCATAGTGTTCATGTGAAAATCCCTGCAGGTGTTGAAACTGGTCAACAAGTTCGTTTGTCTGGTCAAGGTGAGGCTGGTTTCAATGGTGGACCGTACGGAGATCTATATGTTGTCGTTCAGGTGGAGTCAAGTGATAAATTTGAGCGGGATGGCTCGACCATTTATTACAAACTGAACCTCAACTTTGTTCAAGCAGCCTTAGGTGATAGCGTTGAAATTCCGACTGTTCACGGAGATGTGGAATTAACCATTCCAGAAGGAACGCAAACAGGCAAACGATTCCGTCTTCGTGGAAAAGGAGCGCCAAGCCTTCGTGGTGGTAGCATGGGAGACCAATATGTCACGGTCAACGTTGTGACACCGACAGGACTTAATGACAAACAAAAAGCAGCATTGAAAGATTTCGCTGCTGCCGGAAATATAACCGTCACTCCTAAAAAGAAAGGCTTCTTTGATAAAATGAAAGATGCCTTTGAAGGAGAATAA
- a CDS encoding NUDIX hydrolase — protein sequence MAEDISYSNGHQRFRYRSAAIIIEEGAICFMSSPTEDYHYSVGGAVQFGETTEEAVLREVMEETGQQYEIDRLVCLHENFFSNSSGVLRGLDCHEICLYYLMKPKGKQFQNQIGIERVHWIPVQELEAHQVFPNFIPQILNELDMKTQHIITKNGEQKN from the coding sequence ATGGCAGAAGATATTAGTTACTCAAACGGGCATCAACGCTTTCGCTATCGATCAGCCGCTATCATTATTGAAGAAGGAGCTATTTGCTTCATGAGTAGTCCTACTGAAGACTATCATTACTCCGTTGGTGGAGCTGTTCAATTTGGCGAAACAACTGAAGAAGCTGTCCTTCGAGAGGTTATGGAAGAAACTGGACAACAGTATGAAATTGACCGCTTGGTCTGTCTTCATGAAAATTTCTTTTCAAATTCAAGCGGTGTCTTAAGAGGGTTAGATTGCCATGAAATTTGCCTATACTATCTTATGAAACCAAAAGGAAAACAATTCCAAAACCAAATAGGTATCGAAAGAGTCCACTGGATTCCTGTCCAAGAATTAGAAGCCCACCAGGTATTTCCAAATTTCATTCCACAAATTTTAAACGAATTGGATATGAAGACACAGCATATCATTACAAAAAATGGAGAACAGAAAAACTGA
- the truA gene encoding tRNA pseudouridine(38-40) synthase TruA, whose amino-acid sequence MTRYKAIISYDGHDFAGFQRQPHARSVQEEIEKTLTKINRGELVIIHGAGRTDSGVHALGQVIHFDLPQKRDEEKLRFALDTQTPEDIDFISVEEVNEDFHSRYWKHSKTYEFIVDVGHPKNPMMRHYATRYPYPLDLSLIEAAIAKLEGTHDFTGFTASGTSVENKVRTITEARLDFDEKRNFLIFTFSGNGFLYKQIRNMVGTLLKIGNGRMPVEQIDRILTEKNRHLAGPTAAPNGLYLKEIRYEE is encoded by the coding sequence ATGACACGATATAAAGCGATTATTTCTTATGACGGTCATGATTTTGCTGGTTTTCAGCGGCAACCTCATGCTCGCAGCGTCCAAGAAGAGATTGAAAAGACTTTAACTAAAATCAACAGGGGAGAACTGGTAATCATTCATGGAGCTGGACGCACAGACAGCGGTGTTCATGCTTTGGGGCAGGTTATTCATTTTGATTTGCCACAAAAAAGAGATGAAGAAAAGCTACGCTTTGCGCTCGATACACAAACACCAGAAGATATTGATTTTATCAGCGTAGAAGAAGTAAATGAGGATTTTCATTCTAGATATTGGAAACATAGTAAGACCTATGAATTTATAGTAGATGTTGGACACCCTAAAAATCCTATGATGCGCCATTATGCAACCCGTTATCCCTATCCGCTTGATCTGAGTTTGATTGAAGCAGCTATTGCAAAGTTAGAAGGAACCCACGATTTTACAGGTTTCACAGCTTCAGGGACTAGTGTGGAAAATAAAGTTCGGACGATTACAGAAGCACGCTTAGACTTTGATGAGAAACGCAACTTTCTGATTTTTACTTTTTCTGGTAATGGATTTTTATATAAGCAAATTCGCAATATGGTCGGAACGTTGCTGAAGATCGGCAACGGTCGAATGCCAGTTGAGCAGATTGATAGAATTTTAACAGAGAAAAATCGTCATTTGGCTGGACCAACAGCAGCACCAAACGGACTTTATCTAAAGGAGATACGATATGAAGAATAA
- a CDS encoding bifunctional hydroxymethylpyrimidine kinase/phosphomethylpyrimidine kinase — MKNNFILAISGNDIFSGGGLHADLATYTVNRLHGFVAVTCLTAMTEQGFEVIPVDTTVFAQQLNSLKDVPFSAIKLGLLPNVEVADLALDFVKAHAETPVVLDPVLVCKETHDVEVSALRDELIKFFPYTNIITPNLPEAELLAQKELRTLEDVKEAARHLYSLGAKSVVIKGGNRLDIQKAIDVYYDGKQFKILESPVLDKNNTGAGCTFASSIASQLLLGKSTFEAIQISKKFVYQAIQHSDQYGVVQYEKKSDI; from the coding sequence ATGAAGAATAACTTTATTTTAGCTATATCAGGGAATGATATTTTTAGTGGCGGCGGACTGCATGCTGATTTAGCAACCTACACGGTCAACCGACTGCATGGTTTTGTGGCGGTGACTTGCTTGACCGCTATGACAGAGCAAGGTTTTGAGGTTATTCCTGTAGACACGACCGTCTTTGCTCAGCAGCTCAATTCTCTCAAGGATGTACCTTTCTCAGCCATTAAATTGGGGCTTTTACCCAATGTAGAAGTGGCAGATTTGGCTTTAGATTTTGTGAAAGCTCATGCAGAGACTCCTGTTGTGTTAGACCCTGTCTTAGTTTGCAAGGAAACCCATGATGTGGAGGTTTCGGCACTTCGAGATGAGCTCATCAAGTTTTTTCCTTATACAAACATTATCACGCCTAATTTACCAGAAGCTGAACTCTTGGCTCAAAAAGAGTTGCGAACATTGGAGGATGTCAAAGAAGCGGCTAGACATCTCTATTCTTTGGGGGCTAAATCCGTTGTTATCAAAGGAGGAAATCGCTTAGATATTCAAAAAGCAATTGATGTTTACTATGACGGAAAACAATTTAAAATTTTGGAATCGCCTGTTTTAGACAAAAATAATACCGGAGCGGGTTGCACCTTTGCTTCTAGCATTGCCAGTCAGCTATTACTAGGAAAATCAACTTTTGAAGCTATTCAAATTTCTAAAAAATTTGTTTATCAAGCTATCCAACATTCAGATCAATATGGGGTTGTTCAATATGAAAAAAAATCAGACATATAA